A single region of the Mercenaria mercenaria strain notata chromosome 6, MADL_Memer_1, whole genome shotgun sequence genome encodes:
- the LOC123549967 gene encoding uncharacterized protein LOC123549967 isoform X1, with translation MSEKVFYTCIIPNQTCYPRYHNTKRRLKDLQQRFAGLNATLSFGCGADLTESFGDVHFIILSKKPTKCIKTANKSISKALFPNGDTEEKFIVGSSLQEVLTKIQTETIVFLPSRMSEFLHNNISKNRDVQFVIATNDTKERKQIIDLFEGYSNVKVSLVEDVKDTASVGLEEIIFRPMKYTTETLVKLLKSNGRHNTNEDQKRKRSESKTYIGTNACGICSPMKRLSGKLGKGTRKRKTTRKMTKSTRFKTCVKLQGKTKNRGTRNRRKEKLVALDCVQRSKHVELKEYATRSKAYSAKVLEEKIQKHRDSIERLLDEILGMYDRSRVPENERPVINESLELNVSDEVAAELYAIDACVKSCGYRFETLQVFVDDTCNDEIKNQVRGVLRKNKIMNYDIVPSIGSFKPLYKVGAKVHPNPDRKSYGTVAGFAKKNRKDLCALVSRHVAIHSSDNNVLLRNGCTKILAKIIPETLPEIPNDKTLDISAVEIESIDKEKCDTRFKTEDGVLTTGKESSYETKQLRSRDVHLWGGTTSPGLGIITMPEIRDRDEDKSFIIVEDRQSTNKTFCKKGDSGSMVCADDINDEGVEVISMLIGEDADNPGKYATFRIDKGLQQLKRQTKDDFHLCKD, from the exons ATGTCGGAAAAGGTCTTTTACACCTGCATAATACCAAACCAAACGTGTTATCCACGATACCACAATACAAAGAGGCGGCTCAAAGATCTCCAGCAAAGATTTGCTGGCTTGAATGCTACCCTTAGCTTTGGATGTGGTGCAGATTTGACAGAAAGTTTTGGAGATGTGCACTTCATTATCCTAAGCAAAAAACCTACGAAATGTATCAAAACGGCCAATAAATCTATATCAAAGGCATTGTTTCCAAATGGAGATACAGAAGAAAAGTTTATTGTAGGAAGCAGCTTGCAAGAAGTACTGACAAAAATACAAACTGAAACGATAGTATTCCTGCCTAGCCGAATGTCAGAGTTTTTACACAACAACATCAGCAAAAACAGAGACGTTCAATTCGTTATTGCGACAAATGATACAAAGGAGCGCAAACAAATTATTGATTTATTCGAAGGTTACTCAAATGTTAAAGTTTCTCTGGTTGAAGATGTAAAGGATACAGCAAGTGTGGGCCTGGAAGAAATTATTTTCAGACCAATGAAGTATACGACCGAAACCTTAGTGAAACTTCTCAAATCAAACGGAAGACATAACACTAATGAAG ATCAAAAAAGGAAGCGTAGTGAATCAAAGACGTACATCGGTACGAACGCGTGCGGGATCTGTTCACCAATGAAACGTTTATCAGGGAAACTGGGGAAAGgaactagaaaaagaaaaacaaccaggAAGATGACAAAAAGCACACGTTTTAAGACTTGTGTAAAACTGCAAG gAAAGACGAAGAATAGAGGCACAAGAAACAGAAGAAAAGAAAAGTTAGTAGCCCTGGACTGTGTTCAGAGATCCAAACACGTTGAACTTAAGGAATACGCAACAAGAAGTAAAGCCTATAGTGCCAAAG TGCTGGAAGAAAAGATACAAAAGCATAGAGATTCGATCGAACGTCTCCTTGATGAAATATTAGGAATGTACGACAGAAGTAGAGTACCAGAAAACGAAAGACCAGTGATCAATGAAAGTCTTGAACTAAATGTAAGTGATGAG GTTGCAGCTGAGCTGTATGCAATAGATGCGTGTGTTAAAAGTTGTGGCTATCGATTTGAAACGCTTCAAGTATTTGTCGATGATACCTGCAATGACGAGATAAAAAACCAAGTAAGAGGCGTCTTAAGAAAGAATAAAATAATGAACTATGACATAGTGCCATCAATTGGGTCTTTCAAACCATTATATAAAGTAGGCGCCAAGGTCCATCCAAACCCAGATCGAAAGAGTTATGGAACTGTTGCTGGTTTTGCAAAGAAGAACAGAAAGGATTTGTGTGCCTTAGTGTCTAGACATGTTGCTATTCATTCCTCTGACAATAATGTTCTTCTTCGAAACGGATGTACGAAGATTTTGGCAAAAATTATACCTGAAACATTACCAGAAATTCCAAACGATAAAACACTTGACATCTCGGCAGTTGAGATAGAGTCCATTGACAAAGAAAAATGTGATACAAGGTTTAAAACGGAAGATGGAGTTCTAACGACTGGAAAAGAAAGTAGCTATGAAACCAAACAACTTCGCAGTAGGGACGTACATCTCTGGGGTGGTACAACCTCACCAGGTTTGGGAATTATAACCATGCCGGAGATTCGTGACAGAGATGAAGATAAATCTTTTATCATTGTAGAAGACAGACAAagtacaaataaaacattttgtaaaaaaggtgACAGTGGTTCTATGGTATGTGCTGATGATATTAACGATGAAGGGGTTGAAGTGATCTCAATGCTTATCGGTGAAGATGCAGATAACCCGGGCAAATATGCTACATTTAGAATAGACAAAGGTTTACAACAATTAAAAAGGCAAACTAAAGATGACTTTCATTTATGTAAGGACTGA
- the LOC123549967 gene encoding uncharacterized protein LOC123549967 isoform X2, which translates to MSEKVFYTCIIPNQTCYPRYHNTKRRLKDLQQRFAGLNATLSFGCGADLTESFGDVHFIILSKKPTKCIKTANKSISKALFPNGDTEEKFIVGSSLQEVLTKIQTETIVFLPSRMSEFLHNNISKNRDVQFVIATNDTKERKQIIDLFEGYSNVKVSLVEDVKDTASVGLEEIIFRPMKYTTETLVKLLKSNGRHNTNEDQKRKRSESKTYIGTNACGICSPMKRLSGKLGKGTRKRKTTRKMTKSTRFKTCVKLQGKTKNRGTRNRRKEKLVALDCVQRSKHVELKEYATRSKAYSAKVLEEKIQKHRDSIERLLDEILGMYDRSRVPENERPVINESLELNVAAELYAIDACVKSCGYRFETLQVFVDDTCNDEIKNQVRGVLRKNKIMNYDIVPSIGSFKPLYKVGAKVHPNPDRKSYGTVAGFAKKNRKDLCALVSRHVAIHSSDNNVLLRNGCTKILAKIIPETLPEIPNDKTLDISAVEIESIDKEKCDTRFKTEDGVLTTGKESSYETKQLRSRDVHLWGGTTSPGLGIITMPEIRDRDEDKSFIIVEDRQSTNKTFCKKGDSGSMVCADDINDEGVEVISMLIGEDADNPGKYATFRIDKGLQQLKRQTKDDFHLCKD; encoded by the exons ATGTCGGAAAAGGTCTTTTACACCTGCATAATACCAAACCAAACGTGTTATCCACGATACCACAATACAAAGAGGCGGCTCAAAGATCTCCAGCAAAGATTTGCTGGCTTGAATGCTACCCTTAGCTTTGGATGTGGTGCAGATTTGACAGAAAGTTTTGGAGATGTGCACTTCATTATCCTAAGCAAAAAACCTACGAAATGTATCAAAACGGCCAATAAATCTATATCAAAGGCATTGTTTCCAAATGGAGATACAGAAGAAAAGTTTATTGTAGGAAGCAGCTTGCAAGAAGTACTGACAAAAATACAAACTGAAACGATAGTATTCCTGCCTAGCCGAATGTCAGAGTTTTTACACAACAACATCAGCAAAAACAGAGACGTTCAATTCGTTATTGCGACAAATGATACAAAGGAGCGCAAACAAATTATTGATTTATTCGAAGGTTACTCAAATGTTAAAGTTTCTCTGGTTGAAGATGTAAAGGATACAGCAAGTGTGGGCCTGGAAGAAATTATTTTCAGACCAATGAAGTATACGACCGAAACCTTAGTGAAACTTCTCAAATCAAACGGAAGACATAACACTAATGAAG ATCAAAAAAGGAAGCGTAGTGAATCAAAGACGTACATCGGTACGAACGCGTGCGGGATCTGTTCACCAATGAAACGTTTATCAGGGAAACTGGGGAAAGgaactagaaaaagaaaaacaaccaggAAGATGACAAAAAGCACACGTTTTAAGACTTGTGTAAAACTGCAAG gAAAGACGAAGAATAGAGGCACAAGAAACAGAAGAAAAGAAAAGTTAGTAGCCCTGGACTGTGTTCAGAGATCCAAACACGTTGAACTTAAGGAATACGCAACAAGAAGTAAAGCCTATAGTGCCAAAG TGCTGGAAGAAAAGATACAAAAGCATAGAGATTCGATCGAACGTCTCCTTGATGAAATATTAGGAATGTACGACAGAAGTAGAGTACCAGAAAACGAAAGACCAGTGATCAATGAAAGTCTTGAACTAAAT GTTGCAGCTGAGCTGTATGCAATAGATGCGTGTGTTAAAAGTTGTGGCTATCGATTTGAAACGCTTCAAGTATTTGTCGATGATACCTGCAATGACGAGATAAAAAACCAAGTAAGAGGCGTCTTAAGAAAGAATAAAATAATGAACTATGACATAGTGCCATCAATTGGGTCTTTCAAACCATTATATAAAGTAGGCGCCAAGGTCCATCCAAACCCAGATCGAAAGAGTTATGGAACTGTTGCTGGTTTTGCAAAGAAGAACAGAAAGGATTTGTGTGCCTTAGTGTCTAGACATGTTGCTATTCATTCCTCTGACAATAATGTTCTTCTTCGAAACGGATGTACGAAGATTTTGGCAAAAATTATACCTGAAACATTACCAGAAATTCCAAACGATAAAACACTTGACATCTCGGCAGTTGAGATAGAGTCCATTGACAAAGAAAAATGTGATACAAGGTTTAAAACGGAAGATGGAGTTCTAACGACTGGAAAAGAAAGTAGCTATGAAACCAAACAACTTCGCAGTAGGGACGTACATCTCTGGGGTGGTACAACCTCACCAGGTTTGGGAATTATAACCATGCCGGAGATTCGTGACAGAGATGAAGATAAATCTTTTATCATTGTAGAAGACAGACAAagtacaaataaaacattttgtaaaaaaggtgACAGTGGTTCTATGGTATGTGCTGATGATATTAACGATGAAGGGGTTGAAGTGATCTCAATGCTTATCGGTGAAGATGCAGATAACCCGGGCAAATATGCTACATTTAGAATAGACAAAGGTTTACAACAATTAAAAAGGCAAACTAAAGATGACTTTCATTTATGTAAGGACTGA